In the Parus major isolate Abel chromosome 4A, Parus_major1.1, whole genome shotgun sequence genome, one interval contains:
- the RPS6KA6 gene encoding ribosomal protein S6 kinase alpha-6 isoform X3: MIFFFFFLLVFFFVSLHFPLQLNGLKMADEPMEEGEPYSYHDEGSVKEIPITHHVKEGCEKADPAQFELLKVLGQGSFGKVFLVRKIIGPDAGQLYAMKVLKKASLKVRDRVRTKMERDILVEVNHPFIVKLHYAFQTEGKLYLILDFLRGGDVFTRLSKEVMFTEEDVKFYLAELALALDHLHSLGIVYRDLKPENILLDEAGHIKLTDFGLSKESVDQEKKAYSFCGTVEYMAPEVVNRRGHNQSADWWSFGVLMFEMLTGTLPFQGKDRNETMNMILKAKLGMPQFLSPEAQSLLRMLFKRNPSNRLGAGSDGVEEIKRHPFFSTVDWNKLFRREIQPPFKPASGKPEDTFCFDPEFTAKTPKDSPGVPPSANAHQLFKGFSFVATTTVEDHKISPLTNILPIVQQLHGNSAQFTDVYELKEDIGVGSYSVCKRCIHIATNMEFAVKIIDKSKRDPSEEIEILMRYGQHPNIITLKDVYDDGRFIYLVTELMKGGELLDRILRQKFFSEREASAVLFTIAKTVDYLHCQGVVHRDLKPSNILYTDDSNNADSIRICDFGFAKQLRGENGLLLTPCYTANFVAPEVLMRQGYDAACDIWSLGVLLYTMLAGYTPFANGPNDTPEEILVRIGSGKFSLSGGNWDTVSDAAKDLLSHMLHVDPHQRYTAEQVLKHSWIACRDQLPHYQLNRQDAPHLVKGAMAATYSALNHKTFQPVLEPVAASSLAQRRSMKKLTSTDL, encoded by the exons atgattttttttttcttttttttgttggtttttttttttgtttccctgcaTTTCCCTCTCCAGCTAAATGGCCTTAAAATGGCAGATGAGCCTATGGAAGAAGGTGAACCATATTCCTACCAC GATGAAGGAAGTGTGAAAGAAATTCCTATTACACACCATGTGAAAGAAGGATGTGAGAAAGCAGATCCAGCACAGTTTGAACTACTTAAGGTTCTTGGACAGGGATCATTTGGAAAG GTCTTCCTCGTGAGGAAGATAATTGGGCCTGATGCTGGGCAGCTTTATGCAATGAAAGTGTTGaaaaaagcttctttaaaaG TTCGGGACAGAGTCCGTACCAAAATGGAGCGAGACATCTTGGTAGAAGTAAATCACCCGTTCATCGTCAAACTGCACTATG cCTTTCAGACTGAAGGGAAGCTCTATTTAATATTGGATTTTCTCAGGGGAGGAGATGTATTCACACGACTATCCAAAGAG GTTATGTTTACAGAGGAAGATGTGAAATTCTACCTCGCAGAACTGGCCCTTGCTTTGGATCACCTTCACAGCTTGGGAATTGTGTACAGGGACCTGAAGCCagaaaa cattttgctTGATGAAGCAGGACATATCAAGTTAACAG ACTTTGGACTGAGCAAGGAATCAGTAGACCAAGAGAAGAAGGCCTATTCTTTCTGTGGTACTGTAGAGTACATGGCTCCTGAAGTGGTAAACAGGCGAGGGCACAACCAGAGTGCTGACTGGTGGTCCTTTGGGGTCCTCATG TTTGAAATGCTTACTGGTACCCTGCCATTTCAAGGTAAAGATCGAAATGAGACTATGAATATGATACTGAA agCAAAGCTGGGAATGCCTCAATTCCTCAGCCCCGAAGCACAAAGTCTCCTGAGAATGTTATTTAAAAGGAACCCATCAAATAGATTAG gAGCTGGTTCAGATGGAGTTGAAGAAATTAAGAgacatccttttttttctactgttgACTGGAAT AAACTGTTCAGAAGAGAAATTCAGCCTCCATTCAAACCTGCCTCTGGAAAGCCAGAAGATACTTTCTGCTTTGATCCAGAATTCACAGCAAAAACACCAAAAG ATTCTCCAGGGGTCCCACCCAGTGCAAACGCCCACCAGCTCTTCAAGGGATTTAGTTTTGTTGCAACTACTACTGTAGAAGACCATAAAATATCACCCCTCACCAACATCCTGCCCATAGTCCAG CAGCTTCATGGGAACAGTGCACAGTTCACTGATGTCTATGAACTGAAGGAAGATATTGGTGTGGGCTCCTACTCTGTTTGCAAGAGATGTATCCACATAGCTACAAACATGGAGTTTGCTGTGAAG ATAATTGATAAAAGCAAAAGGGATCCCTCAGAAGAAATCGAGATTCTCATGCGTTATGGGCAACATCCAAATATTATTACTTTAAAGGAT GTGTATGATGATGGCAGATTCATCTACCTGGTCACAGAGCTGATGAAGGGGGGGGAGCTGCTGGACCGGATCCTGCGGCAGAAATTCTTCTCGGAGCGGGAGGCCAGCGCTGTGCTCTTCACCATCGCCAAGACCGTGGACTACCTGCACTGCCAGGGG GTGGTGCACAGAGACCTTAAACCCAGTAATATTTTATACACTGATGATTCAAACAATGCTGATTCCATCAGGATTTGTGATTTTGGATTTGCAAAACAACTTCGAGGAGAGAATGGACTACTCCTAACTCCCTGCTACACTGCCAACTTTGTGGCACCAGAG GTTCTCATGAGACAGGGATATGATGCTGCATGTGACATATGGAGCTTGGGAGTTCTCCTTTACACAATGTTGGCAGG cTATACTCCATTTGCCAATGGTCCCAATGATACTCCTGAGGAGATCCTAGTACGGATAGGCAGTGGAAAATTCTCTCTAAGTGGAGGCAACTGGGACACTGTTTCAGATGCAGCAAAG gactTGTTGTCACACATGCTGCACGTGGATCCCCACCAGCGGTACACAGCTGAGCAGGTGCTGAAGCATTCCTGGATTGCCTGTAGGGACCAGCTGCCTCATTATCAGCTCAACAGGCAAGATGCCCCACATCTAGTAAAG ggaGCCATGGCTGCTACATATTCTGCACTGAATCACAAGACATTTCAGCCAGTGCTGGAGCCTGTGGCAGCCTCCAGTTTAGCTCAGCGACGGAGCATGAAAAAGCTCACATCCACAGACTTATAG
- the RPS6KA6 gene encoding ribosomal protein S6 kinase alpha-6 isoform X6: MADEPMEEGEPYSYHDEGSVKEIPITHHVKEGCEKADPAQFELLKVLGQGSFGKVFLVRKIIGPDAGQLYAMKVLKKASLKVRDRVRTKMERDILVEVNHPFIVKLHYAFQTEGKLYLILDFLRGGDVFTRLSKEVMFTEEDVKFYLAELALALDHLHSLGIVYRDLKPENILLDEAGHIKLTDFGLSKESVDQEKKAYSFCGTVEYMAPEVVNRRGHNQSADWWSFGVLMFEMLTGTLPFQGKDRNETMNMILKAKLGMPQFLSPEAQSLLRMLFKRNPSNRLGAGSDGVEEIKRHPFFSTVDWNKLFRREIQPPFKPASGKPEDTFCFDPEFTAKTPKDSPGVPPSANAHQLFKGFSFVATTTVEDHKISPLTNILPIVQQLHGNSAQFTDVYELKEDIGVGSYSVCKRCIHIATNMEFAVKIIDKSKRDPSEEIEILMRYGQHPNIITLKDVYDDGRFIYLVTELMKGGELLDRILRQKFFSEREASAVLFTIAKTVDYLHCQGVVHRDLKPSNILYTDDSNNADSIRICDFGFAKQLRGENGLLLTPCYTANFVAPEVLMRQGYDAACDIWSLGVLLYTMLAGYTPFANGPNDTPEEILVRIGSGKFSLSGGNWDTVSDAAKDLLSHMLHVDPHQRYTAEQVLKHSWIACRDQLPHYQLNRQDAPHLVKGAMAATYSALNHKTFQPVLEPVAASSLAQRRSMKKLTSTDL; this comes from the exons ATGGCAGATGAGCCTATGGAAGAAGGTGAACCATATTCCTACCAC GATGAAGGAAGTGTGAAAGAAATTCCTATTACACACCATGTGAAAGAAGGATGTGAGAAAGCAGATCCAGCACAGTTTGAACTACTTAAGGTTCTTGGACAGGGATCATTTGGAAAG GTCTTCCTCGTGAGGAAGATAATTGGGCCTGATGCTGGGCAGCTTTATGCAATGAAAGTGTTGaaaaaagcttctttaaaaG TTCGGGACAGAGTCCGTACCAAAATGGAGCGAGACATCTTGGTAGAAGTAAATCACCCGTTCATCGTCAAACTGCACTATG cCTTTCAGACTGAAGGGAAGCTCTATTTAATATTGGATTTTCTCAGGGGAGGAGATGTATTCACACGACTATCCAAAGAG GTTATGTTTACAGAGGAAGATGTGAAATTCTACCTCGCAGAACTGGCCCTTGCTTTGGATCACCTTCACAGCTTGGGAATTGTGTACAGGGACCTGAAGCCagaaaa cattttgctTGATGAAGCAGGACATATCAAGTTAACAG ACTTTGGACTGAGCAAGGAATCAGTAGACCAAGAGAAGAAGGCCTATTCTTTCTGTGGTACTGTAGAGTACATGGCTCCTGAAGTGGTAAACAGGCGAGGGCACAACCAGAGTGCTGACTGGTGGTCCTTTGGGGTCCTCATG TTTGAAATGCTTACTGGTACCCTGCCATTTCAAGGTAAAGATCGAAATGAGACTATGAATATGATACTGAA agCAAAGCTGGGAATGCCTCAATTCCTCAGCCCCGAAGCACAAAGTCTCCTGAGAATGTTATTTAAAAGGAACCCATCAAATAGATTAG gAGCTGGTTCAGATGGAGTTGAAGAAATTAAGAgacatccttttttttctactgttgACTGGAAT AAACTGTTCAGAAGAGAAATTCAGCCTCCATTCAAACCTGCCTCTGGAAAGCCAGAAGATACTTTCTGCTTTGATCCAGAATTCACAGCAAAAACACCAAAAG ATTCTCCAGGGGTCCCACCCAGTGCAAACGCCCACCAGCTCTTCAAGGGATTTAGTTTTGTTGCAACTACTACTGTAGAAGACCATAAAATATCACCCCTCACCAACATCCTGCCCATAGTCCAG CAGCTTCATGGGAACAGTGCACAGTTCACTGATGTCTATGAACTGAAGGAAGATATTGGTGTGGGCTCCTACTCTGTTTGCAAGAGATGTATCCACATAGCTACAAACATGGAGTTTGCTGTGAAG ATAATTGATAAAAGCAAAAGGGATCCCTCAGAAGAAATCGAGATTCTCATGCGTTATGGGCAACATCCAAATATTATTACTTTAAAGGAT GTGTATGATGATGGCAGATTCATCTACCTGGTCACAGAGCTGATGAAGGGGGGGGAGCTGCTGGACCGGATCCTGCGGCAGAAATTCTTCTCGGAGCGGGAGGCCAGCGCTGTGCTCTTCACCATCGCCAAGACCGTGGACTACCTGCACTGCCAGGGG GTGGTGCACAGAGACCTTAAACCCAGTAATATTTTATACACTGATGATTCAAACAATGCTGATTCCATCAGGATTTGTGATTTTGGATTTGCAAAACAACTTCGAGGAGAGAATGGACTACTCCTAACTCCCTGCTACACTGCCAACTTTGTGGCACCAGAG GTTCTCATGAGACAGGGATATGATGCTGCATGTGACATATGGAGCTTGGGAGTTCTCCTTTACACAATGTTGGCAGG cTATACTCCATTTGCCAATGGTCCCAATGATACTCCTGAGGAGATCCTAGTACGGATAGGCAGTGGAAAATTCTCTCTAAGTGGAGGCAACTGGGACACTGTTTCAGATGCAGCAAAG gactTGTTGTCACACATGCTGCACGTGGATCCCCACCAGCGGTACACAGCTGAGCAGGTGCTGAAGCATTCCTGGATTGCCTGTAGGGACCAGCTGCCTCATTATCAGCTCAACAGGCAAGATGCCCCACATCTAGTAAAG ggaGCCATGGCTGCTACATATTCTGCACTGAATCACAAGACATTTCAGCCAGTGCTGGAGCCTGTGGCAGCCTCCAGTTTAGCTCAGCGACGGAGCATGAAAAAGCTCACATCCACAGACTTATAG